A genomic window from Onychostoma macrolepis isolate SWU-2019 chromosome 22, ASM1243209v1, whole genome shotgun sequence includes:
- the LOC131531368 gene encoding rootletin-like isoform X3: MSASENPTESKLEAVIQRLEESVLSEEKWLTVRGSSPDEPAASLPARVREIVSRNLSDGAGGMSSGLSLQDENQVLQTELSRVEDLLAHSRAERDELAIKYSAISERLEQVLHLETGEEGRDSPESRSLAQQNVDLRRRLDEEQAAYKRKLTAYQEGQQRQAQLVQKLQAKVLQYKKKCADLEQTLLEKSTGQCEGSSNGHRRDEDEPSSELESALIRLEEEQQRSSGLSAVNAMLREQLEQAGLANEALSQDIRRLTADWTKAREELEQRESDWRREEESFHSYFSSEHSRLLALWRQVVGFRRHACELRSATERDLCEVRNELASAAQSVQLQCVSVCADLRRREDGSALLLERETAQRLQLEQQLRETVTEMMTLQARSDSERAELNTRLADAVRELERLKARVDDREQEVTTLNRKLQVVLSDSDGVDGNTEESLLPLLRSSSSSSSSAIIPDSCLSALLSTLTSRQIQLQELRERLQSAQSSVQQLRRQQGEAESGRREAELRAQTLQAERDEAQRERESAVRERHRLRQERDALSSEKDAVDKTAEAAQTQTQLLQLECDRLQLAVTSAQRERDHEREERDAAALESDRARAETDRTQQLWEESERRASSLRAELAALRESLQQGTTDRQLMETENRQLSDALNRSGSSHAELSLVLTKLHSEESSLRDSLAKMSGINESLAQDKSDLNSLIVQLEEEKNVLLSQRREAEQEKLTIRDELVRSEQDRLELDSVRLALHQSLQESELARAGLEAELQSLRADRAKLQDRITQLIGEVGGLEAELGSVRGEGDRQSAALEEVVRGRAELVRERAGLLVQLTASERENAALTEELAAFRTEREALETSLFELQQQINQIESRREQLESENQNLRLRADSTTAELKRLRAERETLLSQSEKEKDALRDALAAAQHEAQRCLRTALSDHQEELERLTNQKEALRCSLEAEQGAALRSLRELLDEQTTRLEKERDELQEELRSLQRDRDRSLLQAETDKQQALSMKEAEKTVLSERMSALQAELSTAALELERLTRETALLRDQERAAVAALNAEVQELRSELQDAAGAHGRELRRLQESCAEQQTRADTALRELEECRALLSSSEESRDSARRELLEMEKRSCQIRDAGEGHRREGAELRHSLCDVTKERDALSQSNAQLREALRESESERISVKRVCEEKEQRASLLEESVASAQKEVSDLRSCLREVERSRLEARRELQELRRQVKLLDVEREQKAKQLTELQTRLSLDEQKDEERARELISLKQRLADSDTSRNSLQKELCSLQRRLSDSESCWRSRERELASQLQEARGCEKKLQDEARNLSVRAQSACDASAQTQLQLSEAQGRLAATEAELSRAEAGRRDLEFRLCSLQSALTRTLGIGASGRSSSRGRSPAGSSPSSLTSGMMSRHRSVSPLHCSLSPPKDLAGNVTPDNTAVLRPVSPERIDAPLPVALPELDPETLRSGLRDFLQELREAQRDRDEARGHLGSLQRDLEEVTGERDSAHQRLIQLHSTLQECQEDKRAVDEKLSATQAVLQQQEESLRRAERDRRALNERIKELERLSLNTETERKRVEEQCSKLRAGEARLEAERRRLREALEAAEGRGTRVELGRRSLEGELQRLRLSLAEREMEIQTAHDRHDSAIKQVAEGEARVASLQREVERLTALLSKAQDGESVQKERALALSQSLQEATAAHSATQGRLAALQKTLGQAETERRQLQERVDGLRASVSDGKRNIAVLTERVQTLQSELTQSHLRRSELETELHNTQEALRQKSDSLTEAQRSLQSAQTDRASAEERLRSLQRAVALLETEKRDAERQAVRLEKDKAALRNTLDKVERQKLKTEESSMRLCAEKGRLDRSLNSAEQELQDAQRQIVLLQAQLAELEQSHSAGDQALRLREDERLRVSQREAERTLAARERAHRQRVKGLEEQVFTLKEQLQQEIRRRTPALPSAVS, from the exons CTGGAGGCATGTCGTCGGGTCTGTCTCTTCAGGACGAGAACCAGGTTCTGCAGACAGAACTGAGTCGCGTGGAGGATCTTCTGGCTCACAGTCGAGCAGAACGAGATGAGCTGGCCATCAaatacagcgccatcagcgagaga TTGGAGCAGGTGCTGCATTTGGAGACGGGCGAGGAAGGACGCGACTCTCCCGAGTCTCGCAGTTTAGCGCAGCAGAACGTAGATCTGCGCAGACGTCTGGACGAGGAGCAGGCGGCGTATAAACGCAAACTCACGGCGTATCAGGAGGGGCAGCAGAGACAAGCGCAGCTCGTGCAGAAACTACAGGCCAAG GTCCTCCAGTACAAGAAGAAGTGTGCGGATCTCGAACAGACGCTGCTGGAGAAATCGACC GGTCAGTGTGAGGGCAGCAGTAACGGTCACCGGCGGGACGAGGATGAGCCGAGCAGCGAGCTGGAGAGCGCCCTCATCCGGCTGGAGGAGGAACAGCAGAG GAGCAGCGGCCTATCCGCCGTCAACGCTATGCTGCGGGAGCAGCTGGAGCAGGCCGGACTGGCCAATGAGGCGCTCAGCCAGGACATCCGCAGACTCACAGCTGATTGGACCAAAGCCAGGGAGGAGCTGGAGCAGAGGGAGTCTGATTggaggagagaggaggag TCTTTCCACAGTTACTTCAGCAGCGAGCACAGCCGTCTGCTAGCGCTCTGGAGGCAGGTGGTGGGCTTCCGCAGACACGCGTGCGAGCTGAGGAGCGCCACCGAGAG GGATCTGTGCGAGGTGCGTAACGAGCTGGCGAGCGCGGCGCAGAGCGTGCAGCTGCAGTGCGTGAGCGTCTGCGCAGATCTGCGCCGCCGTGAGGACGGGTCTGCGCTGCTGCTGGAGAGAGAGACGGCTCAGCGCCTGCAGCTGGAGCAGCAGCTCAGAGAGACGGTGACGGAGATGATGACCCTGCAGGCCAGGAGCGACTCGGAGAGAGCCGAGCTCAACACACG gcttGCGGATGCAGTGAGAGAGCTGGAGCGTCTCAAAGCTCGTGTGGACGACAGAGAACAGGAAGTCACAACACTCAACAGGAAActacag gtggtGTTGTCTGACAGTGATGGTGTGGATGGAAACACTGAAGAGTCTCTGCTGCCACTGCTGCgctcttcatcatcatcatcctcatcagcCATCATCCCTGACAGCTGTCTGTCTGCACTGCTCTCCACTCTGACCAGCAGACAGATCCAGctacag gAGCTGCGTGAACGTCTGCAGTCTGCGCAGTCTTCAGTGCAGCAGCTGCGCAGGCAGCAGGGGGAGGCGGAGTCAGGCCGGCGGGAGGCGGAGCTCCGCGCGCAAACGCTGCAGGCCGAGAGAGACGaggctcagagagagagagagagcgctgtgagagagagacaccgACTGAGACAGGAGAGAGACGCACTGAGCAG CGAGAAGGACGCGGTGGATAAGACGGCGGAGGCGGCGCAGACGCAGACGCAGCTGCTGCAGCTGGAGTGTGACAGGCTGCAGCTGGCCGTCACGTCTGCGCAGAGAGAGCGCGATCACGAGCGCGAGGAGAGAGACGCCGCTGCGCTGGAGAGCGACCGCGCCCGAGCCGAGACGGACAGAAC tcagcAGCTGTGGGAGGAGTCTGAGCGCCGCGCGTCTTCACTGCGTGCTGAGCTAGCGGCGCTGAGGGAGTCTCTCCAGCAGGGGACCACAGACCGACAGCTGATGGAGACCGAGAACAGACAGCTGAGCGACGCACTCAACAGG agcGGGAGCAGTCATGCTGAACTCTCTCTAGTGCTCACCAAGCTTCACTCGGAGGAGTCGTCACTCAGAGATTCGCTCGCTAAGATGAGCGGCATTAACGAGAGTCTAGCGCAGGACAAATCTGACCTCAACAGCCTCATCGTACAG ctggaggaggagaagaatGTGTTGCTGTCTCAGAGAAGAGAAGCGGAGCAGGAGAAGCTGACCATCAGAGACGAGCTGGTCCGCTCCGAGCAGGACCGTCTGGAGCTGGACTCTGTCCGCCTCGCTCTCCACCAATCACTGCAGGAGTCTGAGCTGGCCAGGGCGGGGCTGGAGGCGGAGCTTCAGTCGCTGCGGGCCGACCGAGCCAAACTCCAGGACAGAatcacacagctgattggtgAGGTGGGTGGTTTGGAGGCGGAGCTCGGTTCTGTCCGCGGTGAAGGAGACAGGCAGAGCGCCGCTCTCGAGGAGGTGGTGCGGGGGAGGGCGGAGCTTGTGCGAGAGAGGGCGGGGCTTCTGGTTCAGCTGACGGCGTCCGAGAGAGAGAACGCCGCCCTGACGGAGGAGCTCGCCGCCTTCAG GACGGAGCGCGAGGCTCTGGAGACGAGTCTGTTCGAGCTGCAGCAGCAGATAAATCAGATCGAGTCTCGACGCGAACAGCTGGAGTCTGAGAACCAGAACCTGAGGCTGCGCGCTGACAGCACGACGG CGGAGCTGAAGCGTTTGCGCGCTGAAAGAGAGACGCTTCTGTCTCAGAGCGAGAAAGAGAAGGACGCGCTGAGAGACGCGCTGGCGGCCGCTCAACACGAGGCGCAGAGATGCCTGCGTACGGCGCTGTCTGACCACCAGGAGGAGCTGGAgagactgaccaatcagaag GAGGCGCTGCGCTGCAGTCTGGAGGCGGAGCAGGGGGCGGCGCTGCGGAGCCTTCGCGAGCTCCTGGACGAGCAGACGACGCGTCTGGAGAAAGAGCGCGACGAGCTTCAGGAGGAGCTGCGTTCCCTGCAGCGCGACAGAGACCGGAGTCTGCTGCAGGCCGAGACGGACAAACAGCAG GCGCTGTCCATGAAGGAGGCGGAGAAGACGGTTCTGTCGGAGAGGATGAGCGCCCTACAGGCGGAGCTGAGCACTGCAGCGCTGGAGCTGGAGCGACTGACCCGAGAGACGGCGCTGCTCAGAGACCAGGAGCGG GCTGCGGTCGCGGCTCTAAACGCAGAAGTGCAGGAGCTGCGCAGTGAACTGCAGGACGCAGCCGGTGCACACGGCCGGGAGCTGCGCAGACTGCAGGAGAGCTGCGCAGAACAGCAGACGCGAGCAGACACGGCGCTCAGAGAG TTGGAGGAGTGTCGCGCGCTGCTGTCGTCCAGCGAGGAGAGCCGCGACAGCGCCAGACGAGAGCTGCTGGAGATGGAGAAACGCTCGTGCCAGATACGGGACGCGGGGGAGGGGCACAGGCGAGAGGGGGCGGAGCTACGGCACTCCCTCTGTGATGTCACCAAGGAGAGGGACGCTCTCAGCCAATCAAACGCGCAGCTGAGGGAAGCGCTGAGAGAATCAGAGAGCGAGAGAATCAG TGTGAAGCGCGTGTGCGAGGAGAAGGAGCAGAGAGCGTCTCTGCTGGAGGAGAGTGTGGCGTCTGCGCAGAAGGAGGTGTCTGATCTGCGCAGCTGTCTGCGTGAGGTGGAGAGGTCCAGGCTGGAGGCGCGCAGGGAGCTGCAGGAGCTGCGCAGACAG GTGAAGCTTCTGGACGTGGAGCGCGAGCAGAAGGCCAAGCAGCTGACCGAACTGCAGACGCGTCTGTCGCTGGACGAGCAGAAAGACGAGGAGCGCGCCAGAGAACTGATCTCGCTCAAACAGAGACTCGCCGACTCGGACACCAGCAGAAACTCTCTTCAGAAAGAG CTGTGCTCTCTACAGCGGCGTCTGAGCGACAGCGAGTCGTGTTGGCGCAGTCGCGAGCGAGAGTTAGCGTCGCAGCTGCAGGAGGCACGCGGCTGCGAGAAGAAGCTTCAGGACGAGGCGCGTAACCTCTCGGTGCGCGCTCAGTCGGCCTGTGACGCGTCTGCGCAGACGCAGCTGCAGCTGAGCGAGGCGCAGGGCCGTCTGGCTGCGACGGAGGCGGAGCTATCGCGAGCGGAGGCGGGCCGCAGGGATCTGGAGTTCAGGCTGTGCAGTCTGCAGTCGGCGCTCACGCGGACGCTGGGCATCGGGGCCAGTGGGCGGAGCAGCAGCAGGGGGCGGAGCCCGGCAGGCTCCTCCCCTTCCTCTCTGACCTCAGGGATGATGTCTCGCCACCGGAGCGTGTCTCCGCTGCACTGCTCGCTATCGCCACCCAAAG ACTTGGCAGGTAACGTGACTCCTGATAACACCGCAGTGTTGCGGCCGGTGTCTCCGGAGAGGATAGACGCCCCGCTGCCCGTCGCCCTGCCGGAGCTGGACCCGGAAACCCTGCGCAGCGGCCTCAGAGACTTCCTGCAGGAGCTGCGCGAGGCTCAGAGAGACCGA GACGAGGCACGGGGTCACCTGGGGTCACTGCAGAGGGACCTGGAGGAAGTGACGGGAGAGAGAGACTCCGCCCACCAGCGCCTCATTCAGCTACACAGCACACTACAGGAGTGCCAAGAGG ataAGCGTGCGGTGGATGAGAAGCTGTCGGCGACTCAAGCTGTGCTGCAGCAGCAGGAAGAGTCTCTGCGGAGAGCAGAACGAGACCGGCGAGCGCTAAACGAGCGAATCAAAGAGCTGGAGAGACTTTCGCTGAACACAGAGACTGAGCGCAAGCGTGTGGAG GAGCAGTGCAGTAAGCTGCGCGCTGGCGAGGCGCGTCTGGAGGCGGAGCGTCGGCGTCTGCGCGAGGCTCTGGAGGCGGCCGAGGGGCGGGGCACACGGGTGGAGCTGGGGAGGCGGAGTCTGGAGGGAGAGCTGCAGAGATTGAGACTGAGTCTGgctgagagagagatggagatcCAGACGGCTCACGACCGGCACGACAGCGCCATCAAACAG GTGGCAGAGGGCGAAGCTCGCGTCGCGTCTCTTCAGCGCGAGGTGGAGCGGCTGACGGCGCTGTTGTCTAAAGCTCAGGACGGAGAGAGCGTTCAGAAAGAACGAGCGCTCGCTCTCTCCCAGAGCCTGCAGGAAGCCACCGCCGCCCACAGCGCCACCCAGGGGCGCCTCGCCGCGCTGCAGAAGACACTGGGACAGGCCGAGACCGAGCGCAGACAGCTGCAG GAGCGTGTGGATGGACTCCGAGCGTCCGTGTCGGACGGGAAGCGTAATATCGCAGTGCTGACGGAGCGTGTGCAGACACTGCAGTCGGAGCTGACCCAGAGTCATCTGCGCAGATCTGAGCTGGAGACAGAGCTGCACAACACACAGGAG GCTCTGCGACAGAAGTCCGACAGTCTGACCGAAGCCCAGCGCAGTCTGCAGTCTGCGCAGACAGACAGAGCGTCTGCAGAGGAGCGTCTGCGCAGCTTACAGAGAGCTGTGGCCTTACTGGAGACCGAGAAGAGAGATGCAGAGAGACAGGCCGTCCGGCTGGAGAAAGACAAGGCCGCGCTGAGAAACACACTGGATAAG GTGGAGCGTCAGAAGCTGAAGACGGAGGAGAGCAGCATGCGTCTGTGTGCGGAGAAAGGCCGCCTGGATCGCTCGCTTAACTCCGCCGAACAGGAGCTGCAGGATGCGCAGAGACAGATCGTGCTGCTGCAG GCTCAGCTGGCAGAACTGGAGCAGAGTCACAGCGCCGGCGATCAGGCGTTGCGTTTGCGCGAGGACGAGCGACTGCGCGTCAGTCAGAGAGAAGCGGAGCGGACGCTGGCGGCCCGAGAGAGAGCGCACCGGCAGCGGGTCAAGGGTCTGGAGGAGCAGGTGTTTACACTGAAGGAGCAGCTCCAGCAGGAGATCCGTCGCAGAACGCCGGCGCTGCCGTCCGCCGTCAGCTGA